A genome region from Flavobacterium sp. includes the following:
- the feoB gene encoding ferrous iron transport protein B codes for MSVQNINVALIGNPNVGKTSVFNQLTGLNQQVGNYPGITVEKKIGFCKLPHNVKANILDLPGTYSLNASSMDESVVIELLLNKNDKLYPDVAVVITDVENLKRNLLIFTQIKDLEIPTILVINMADRMQSKGISLDIPLLEEKLKTKIALVSSRKGLGIEELKELIVSYKTVPHEPCLNASVIDPEYFQKLQHAFPNQLMYKLWLVITQDVNFSNLDRNEIRNTFTKSHSELKRLQQKETIKRYQFINDVLKEGLKIDTEAATDFRAKLDRVLTHKFWGYAIFLCILFIIFQSIFSWSTIPMDFIDGTFASLSSYAAEKLPSGILTDLISQGIIPGIGGVIIFIPQIAFLFLFISILEESGYMSRVVFLMDKIMRKFGLSGKSVVPLISGTACAIPAIMATRNIENWKERLITILVTPFTTCSARLPVYAIMISLVIPNKRVLGILNLQGLSLMLLYLLGFFMAILSATILNKILKFESKTYFVVEMPSYKLPLFKNVGINVVEKTKAFVLGAGKIILAISVILWFLASFGPGKEFNEAETIVKEKFAHTTLTETQFENEVASQKIENSYIGIMGKTIEPVISPLGYDWKIGIAIISSFAAREVLVGTLATIYSVGDSDNESTIKSRMQKEVNPETGEKVFNFATGISLLLFYAFAMQCASTLAITKKETNSWKWPVMQLFFMSGLAYITALVAYQFLK; via the coding sequence ATGAGCGTTCAGAATATCAATGTTGCCCTTATCGGAAATCCTAATGTTGGGAAAACTTCTGTTTTTAATCAATTAACAGGTTTAAATCAACAAGTTGGAAATTATCCAGGAATTACTGTTGAGAAAAAAATAGGTTTTTGCAAATTACCTCATAATGTAAAAGCAAATATTCTCGATTTGCCGGGAACATATAGTTTGAACGCCAGTTCGATGGACGAAAGTGTTGTAATTGAACTTTTACTCAACAAAAACGATAAACTATATCCCGACGTTGCCGTTGTGATAACGGATGTTGAAAATCTGAAAAGAAATCTTCTGATTTTTACTCAAATAAAAGATCTTGAAATTCCGACGATCTTGGTTATCAATATGGCGGATCGTATGCAGAGCAAAGGAATTTCTTTAGATATTCCGCTTTTAGAAGAAAAACTAAAAACCAAAATTGCTTTAGTAAGTTCACGCAAAGGTTTAGGAATTGAAGAATTAAAAGAATTGATAGTTTCTTATAAAACCGTTCCGCATGAACCTTGCTTAAATGCATCGGTAATTGACCCCGAGTATTTTCAAAAATTACAGCATGCTTTTCCAAACCAATTAATGTATAAATTGTGGCTGGTAATTACTCAGGATGTCAATTTTTCAAATTTAGATCGAAATGAAATTCGCAATACTTTTACCAAATCTCATTCAGAATTAAAGCGTTTACAACAAAAAGAAACCATCAAAAGATATCAGTTTATAAATGATGTTTTAAAAGAAGGTTTAAAAATCGATACAGAAGCGGCTACTGATTTTAGAGCAAAACTGGATCGTGTTTTAACCCATAAGTTTTGGGGTTATGCTATTTTCCTTTGCATTTTATTTATCATTTTCCAGTCTATTTTCAGCTGGTCGACAATTCCTATGGATTTCATTGACGGTACTTTTGCTTCTTTGAGCAGTTATGCCGCTGAAAAATTGCCAAGCGGTATTTTGACTGATTTAATTTCGCAGGGAATTATTCCGGGAATTGGCGGTGTTATTATTTTCATTCCACAAATTGCTTTCTTGTTTTTATTCATCTCAATACTCGAAGAAAGCGGTTATATGAGCCGGGTGGTTTTTTTAATGGATAAAATCATGCGCAAATTCGGGCTCTCCGGGAAAAGCGTTGTGCCATTAATTTCAGGAACTGCTTGTGCTATTCCGGCGATTATGGCCACACGAAATATTGAAAACTGGAAAGAACGCCTTATTACGATCTTAGTAACGCCATTCACAACTTGTTCTGCAAGACTACCCGTTTATGCGATTATGATTTCATTAGTGATTCCGAATAAACGTGTTCTTGGAATTTTAAATTTACAAGGTTTATCACTAATGTTATTATACCTTTTAGGATTCTTTATGGCGATTCTATCGGCTACAATTTTAAATAAAATTTTGAAGTTTGAATCGAAAACCTATTTCGTTGTTGAAATGCCAAGCTATAAACTGCCGCTTTTTAAAAACGTTGGAATTAATGTTGTAGAAAAAACAAAAGCGTTTGTTTTAGGAGCAGGTAAAATCATTCTGGCAATTTCGGTTATTTTATGGTTTTTGGCTTCTTTCGGACCTGGAAAAGAATTTAACGAAGCCGAAACTATCGTTAAGGAAAAATTTGCCCACACAACTTTAACTGAAACTCAGTTTGAGAATGAAGTTGCTTCTCAAAAAATAGAGAATTCATATATCGGAATAATGGGCAAGACCATTGAACCTGTAATTTCTCCATTGGGTTACGATTGGAAAATTGGGATTGCTATTATCAGTTCTTTTGCCGCACGCGAAGTTTTAGTGGGAACACTGGCTACTATTTACAGCGTTGGAGACAGTGATAATGAATCGACCATTAAAAGCAGAATGCAAAAAGAAGTAAATCCTGAAACCGGAGAAAAGGTTTTTAACTTTGCAACCGGTATTTCATTATTGTTATTTTATGCTTTTGCCATGCAGTGCGCCAGTACATTGGCCATTACTAAAAAAGAAACTAATTCATGGAAATGGCCGGTAATGCAGCTTTTCTTTATGAGTGGTCTGGCTTATATTACAGCGCTTGTGGCTTATCAATTTTTAAAGTAA
- a CDS encoding FeoB-associated Cys-rich membrane protein, producing MVQEIIAFAILLLAVGFLIKKFFWKSKKKKDCGDGNCGCS from the coding sequence ATGGTACAAGAAATTATAGCCTTTGCAATATTACTTTTGGCAGTAGGGTTTTTAATTAAAAAATTCTTTTGGAAATCAAAAAAGAAAAAAGACTGCGGCGATGGTAATTGCGGCTGCTCGTAA
- a CDS encoding FeoA family protein — protein MQNTIHTLKKGDKAIIKDFDIDLIPLKLLEMGCLPGSLVELLHIAPFGDPLYLDINGSHVAIRVETAREIEVEPVQNNL, from the coding sequence TTGCAAAATACTATCCACACTCTGAAAAAAGGCGATAAAGCCATTATCAAAGATTTTGATATAGATCTTATTCCTCTAAAATTATTAGAAATGGGTTGTCTGCCTGGCAGCTTAGTTGAATTATTGCATATTGCTCCTTTTGGAGACCCTCTATATTTAGACATTAATGGTTCACATGTTGCGATTCGTGTTGAAACTGCTCGTGAAATTGAAGTTGAACCTGTCCAAAACAATTTATAA
- a CDS encoding SCO family protein, giving the protein MKSLLYKYRKFFIVLIVFSVVTISLFYSALKPQKTLPIYNPADVNPELVDSTIQYKSKYHTIADFSFVNQNGDTITQKNYEGKIYVADFFFTTCGSICPKMSTNLVEVQKAVLNNPKVMLLSHTVFPEVDSVSVLKAYAVKYGVVDSKWNLVTGDKKEIYTMARKSYLAVKLGRPDQLYDMVHTENFVLVDQKRRVRGFYDGTKKEEIERLIEDINFLSKE; this is encoded by the coding sequence ATGAAATCGCTTCTTTATAAATACCGCAAATTCTTCATTGTATTAATTGTCTTTTCGGTTGTCACTATATCTTTATTTTATTCGGCATTAAAGCCACAAAAAACACTTCCTATTTATAACCCTGCCGATGTAAACCCTGAGTTGGTTGACAGTACGATTCAGTATAAAAGTAAATACCATACCATCGCTGATTTTTCGTTTGTAAACCAAAACGGCGATACAATTACTCAAAAAAATTACGAAGGCAAAATTTATGTTGCCGACTTTTTCTTTACTACCTGTGGATCAATCTGTCCAAAAATGTCGACAAATCTTGTTGAAGTTCAAAAGGCCGTTTTAAACAATCCAAAAGTAATGCTGCTTTCTCATACTGTTTTTCCAGAAGTAGACAGTGTTTCGGTTTTAAAAGCTTATGCGGTAAAATATGGCGTTGTAGACAGTAAATGGAATTTGGTTACCGGAGATAAAAAAGAAATCTACACCATGGCCAGAAAATCCTATCTGGCTGTAAAATTAGGCCGTCCGGATCAGCTTTATGATATGGTTCATACTGAGAATTTTGTTTTGGTAGATCAAAAAAGACGCGTTCGCGGATTTTATGACGGAACTAAAAAAGAAGAAATTGAACGCCTTATTGAAGACATAAATTTCTTATCTAAAGAGTAA
- a CDS encoding EamA family transporter, whose protein sequence is MKAKIQNAFSGKIEAIGLPILAVCWVSFFWGTTWLASKEGVKHMPALQLATIRQFFGGLLYVVYFVLKKEPWPKGKQWRTIIILSFLNFVCSNGLSTWGVKYMTSGLGAIISALFPVWIIIINFFNGERIAKMALLGILISFGGICVIFIDYIADFLNPDFQFGIFLMTASTVTWAFGILQTKKKAASFNPYFSLGLQMLISSIFLFGITESTGVNIPMNEIPSESWLSIIYLVIVGSVLTFIAFIYSLQHLPTEISSIYVYINPIVAMVLGSIIFGETLSQAIVIGSVVTLAGLYMVNKSIRKPKI, encoded by the coding sequence ATGAAAGCAAAAATTCAGAATGCCTTTTCCGGAAAAATTGAAGCTATTGGTTTACCCATTTTGGCAGTATGCTGGGTAAGTTTTTTTTGGGGAACGACCTGGCTGGCGTCAAAAGAAGGTGTTAAACATATGCCGGCTCTGCAGCTTGCTACCATTCGCCAGTTTTTTGGCGGCTTACTGTATGTGGTTTATTTTGTTCTGAAAAAAGAGCCGTGGCCAAAAGGAAAACAATGGCGTACTATTATCATTTTGAGTTTTCTGAATTTTGTTTGCAGCAACGGCTTAAGTACCTGGGGCGTAAAATATATGACAAGCGGACTGGGCGCCATCATCAGTGCGCTTTTTCCAGTCTGGATTATCATCATCAATTTCTTTAATGGAGAACGAATTGCCAAAATGGCTTTACTGGGAATTTTAATCAGTTTTGGCGGAATTTGTGTAATCTTTATTGATTATATCGCCGATTTTTTGAATCCTGATTTTCAATTCGGAATTTTTCTAATGACAGCGTCAACGGTTACCTGGGCTTTTGGAATTCTACAAACCAAGAAAAAGGCGGCCAGTTTTAATCCGTATTTTAGTCTTGGACTGCAAATGTTGATTTCGAGTATATTTCTTTTTGGAATTACGGAAAGCACGGGAGTTAATATTCCTATGAATGAAATTCCATCTGAATCGTGGTTGTCTATTATTTACCTGGTTATCGTAGGTTCGGTTTTAACTTTCATTGCTTTTATTTATTCGCTTCAGCATCTTCCAACAGAAATCAGCAGTATTTATGTATACATCAACCCGATTGTAGCAATGGTTTTGGGTTCGATTATTTTTGGCGAAACACTTTCTCAGGCAATTGTAATTGGTTCAGTTGTGACTTTAGCTGGTTTGTATATGGTAAATAAATCAATTCGAAAACCTAAAATTTAG